The Opitutaceae bacterium genome contains a region encoding:
- a CDS encoding ATP-binding protein, translated as MATAQQFLADYLLNICGLAFFGIGLIIYRANNLRAANRVFSIQMLIAGIWTFNYSFSVQPGANALTHLRVGSAVASLLPWVLAFVREVITSQLPRPVVARRIHYVWGGISAVLMACTPFNQFVTPNVTPGGANYGVLWILYHVALCLAMAWIAFTGYRRLGQIQGRRRDEMWLAVISAAGTIAVVSAFLVAVSKKATLPPAEYALIVIVYAFVLAWIIVVRGIYDARAVVKLLARTSIMVFAIATVFLLLNNLLMAFTSMTHLMADLAASIGAGVIGVSITRSLLRRENFLLNRSIAGFQRQVNELTRGAISSDIAIAHLERIFAESTGTARAYLLSEVQPGVFQRGAFRLPHAALKWDQSGRTDWVASSGITPEVLRQEPILGWVLQEHISLLLVSQASPQNVSIAVALGPRHDEQTYTFYEIESLGLMVESAAASLTTLEASAQAQHAGQMMAIGLISASVIHEVKQPLAALRLFFKMLPTRYQDDTFRSEYFDVIPRELARIEETLSQLLRLGRSETYAITGFAPGPLILDTLTLVQPKAASSFVEIKTDLSDSADVMGDPVVFKQALLNLSLNAIEAMAIQAGRARVLWVSGRTTDGHYELTVRDNGPGIPQVILGRLFRPFVTTKEDGIGLGLYITRDQVVKTGGSLGAHNHPDGGAVFVLKFPLAQEAFQPKSARAMA; from the coding sequence ATCGCTGGCATTTGGACGTTCAACTACAGCTTCTCTGTGCAGCCCGGAGCAAACGCGCTGACACACCTGCGGGTGGGTTCCGCGGTGGCCTCCTTGCTGCCGTGGGTCCTCGCTTTCGTGCGGGAGGTTATCACGTCCCAGCTCCCACGTCCGGTCGTTGCCCGACGCATTCACTACGTCTGGGGTGGCATCAGCGCCGTGCTCATGGCGTGCACGCCCTTCAATCAGTTCGTCACCCCAAACGTAACGCCAGGCGGAGCTAACTACGGGGTGCTTTGGATCCTTTACCACGTCGCCCTTTGCCTGGCGATGGCGTGGATTGCCTTCACCGGCTATCGGAGGCTTGGACAGATCCAGGGACGCCGACGCGACGAGATGTGGCTCGCCGTGATCTCAGCTGCAGGGACCATCGCAGTGGTCAGCGCCTTTCTCGTTGCGGTGAGCAAAAAGGCAACACTCCCCCCTGCTGAATACGCGCTAATCGTCATCGTCTACGCCTTTGTTCTCGCTTGGATCATTGTCGTGCGCGGGATCTACGACGCCCGCGCTGTCGTCAAGCTGCTTGCGCGGACGAGCATCATGGTGTTCGCAATCGCCACCGTATTTCTGCTGCTAAACAACCTGTTGATGGCCTTCACATCAATGACTCACCTGATGGCGGATCTCGCCGCAAGCATCGGCGCGGGTGTGATTGGTGTCTCAATCACACGTTCGCTTCTGCGCCGGGAGAATTTTCTCCTGAATCGCTCAATTGCGGGTTTTCAAAGGCAGGTGAATGAGCTCACACGGGGAGCGATTTCCTCAGACATTGCCATCGCTCACCTCGAGCGAATCTTCGCCGAGAGCACCGGCACGGCCCGCGCCTACCTCCTCTCCGAGGTGCAGCCAGGAGTTTTTCAACGTGGCGCGTTCAGGCTTCCCCATGCCGCACTGAAGTGGGACCAGAGTGGCCGAACGGATTGGGTGGCCAGCAGTGGAATCACGCCGGAGGTGCTGCGCCAGGAACCGATCCTGGGTTGGGTACTCCAAGAGCACATTTCGCTTCTCCTGGTAAGCCAGGCGTCGCCGCAGAATGTCAGCATCGCGGTCGCCCTCGGACCGCGCCACGATGAGCAGACCTACACGTTCTACGAGATCGAAAGCCTGGGCCTCATGGTTGAGTCAGCCGCCGCGAGTCTCACCACCCTTGAAGCCTCGGCCCAAGCCCAGCACGCAGGCCAAATGATGGCCATCGGGCTCATCAGCGCCAGCGTCATTCACGAGGTGAAACAGCCCTTGGCCGCTCTCCGGCTCTTCTTCAAGATGCTCCCGACTCGGTACCAGGATGACACGTTTCGTTCCGAGTACTTTGACGTGATTCCGCGCGAGCTGGCCCGGATCGAGGAAACCCTCTCGCAGTTGCTTCGCCTCGGCCGTTCGGAAACCTACGCAATCACCGGCTTTGCGCCGGGGCCGCTGATCCTCGACACCCTGACCTTGGTGCAACCCAAGGCCGCCTCCAGCTTCGTCGAGATCAAGACCGACCTTTCCGACAGCGCCGATGTGATGGGCGATCCGGTCGTCTTCAAACAGGCGCTGCTGAATCTTTCGCTCAATGCCATTGAAGCCATGGCCATTCAGGCCGGGCGTGCGCGTGTGCTCTGGGTCAGCGGAAGGACAACCGACGGGCACTACGAGCTCACGGTCCGCGACAATGGCCCGGGCATCCCCCAGGTGATACTGGGCCGGTTGTTCCGGCCATTCGTCACCACCAAGGAAGACGGCATCGGCCTCGGTCTTTACATCACCCGCGACCAGGTCGTGAAAACAGGCGGAAGCCTCGGCGCCCATAACCACCCCGATGGCGGCGCGGTGTTCGTGCTGAAATTTCCACTGGCCCAGGAGGCGTTCCAGCCCAAGAGCGCTCGGGCCATGGCCTAG